Proteins from one Streptomyces genisteinicus genomic window:
- a CDS encoding DUF6126 family protein, which translates to MQDMSHDPLDGRGRPGASPREDRFPRGLVIRLFAYLIAGHLVAGFLYLLFLVGAQNQ; encoded by the coding sequence ATCCAGGACATGTCGCACGATCCGCTGGACGGCCGGGGGCGCCCGGGCGCGAGCCCGCGCGAGGACCGTTTCCCCCGCGGGCTGGTGATCCGCCTCTTCGCCTACCTGATCGCCGGCCACCTCGTGGCGGGCTTCCTCTACCTGCTGTTCCTGGTGGGCGCGCAGAACCAGTAG
- a CDS encoding tyrosine-protein phosphatase has protein sequence MTQQVPQTPSTEPELAGVRNFRDVGGLPTVDGRRVRHGRLYRSGHLAHATASDAAYLSALGLHTVFDFRNAADHRLEGPDVELPGVRNVSLPLSDPADGAEFWRMVRDGNLDQLKSILADGKGADRMIASYRLIVTERTAEHSRVLHALAEDSVPALMHCAAGKDRAGLSIAVTLLAVGVERDAIEADYLKSNDPHRRYKVRRGSTAPEAMSAEVMELLNPLFDARSAYLAAAFETIDETWGDTERYFSEGLGLSPETRERLRERLVEDAA, from the coding sequence GTGACGCAGCAGGTGCCGCAGACGCCGTCGACAGAGCCCGAACTCGCGGGAGTCCGCAATTTCCGCGACGTGGGCGGGCTGCCCACCGTCGACGGCCGGCGGGTGCGGCACGGCCGGCTGTACCGCAGCGGCCATCTCGCCCACGCCACCGCGAGCGACGCCGCCTACCTGTCGGCGCTCGGCCTGCACACGGTCTTCGACTTCCGCAACGCGGCGGACCACCGCCTGGAGGGCCCGGACGTCGAGCTGCCCGGCGTGCGCAACGTCAGCCTCCCGCTGAGCGACCCGGCGGACGGCGCGGAGTTCTGGCGGATGGTCCGCGACGGGAACCTCGACCAGCTCAAGTCGATCCTGGCGGACGGCAAGGGCGCCGACCGGATGATCGCCTCGTACCGCCTGATCGTCACCGAGCGGACCGCCGAGCACAGCCGGGTGCTGCACGCCCTCGCCGAGGACAGCGTGCCCGCGCTCATGCACTGCGCCGCGGGCAAGGACCGGGCGGGCCTCTCGATCGCCGTCACCCTGCTCGCGGTCGGGGTGGAGCGGGACGCCATCGAGGCGGACTACCTGAAGTCCAACGACCCCCACCGCCGCTACAAGGTCCGGCGCGGCTCGACCGCGCCGGAGGCCATGTCGGCGGAGGTCATGGAACTGCTCAACCCCCTCTTCGACGCGCGTTCCGCCTACCTCGCCGCCGCCTTCGAGACGATCGACGAGACCTGGGGCGACACCGAGCGGTACTTCTCCGAGGGCCTCGGGCTCTCCCCCGAGACCCGTGAGCGGCTGCGCGAACGGCTCGTCGAGGACGCCGCCTGA
- a CDS encoding helix-turn-helix domain-containing protein produces the protein MTTPAAPPADGLDRVAPRLRDMRRSRGLTLEAAAQRAGLSPAHLSRLETGHRQPSLPMLLALARIYGTTVGEVLGELPPEEQPVIRGGRTAPMNADGWTYHQVGASGRAMQALRVVVPYGAQGDLVRVHPGEEWLYVLSGRLRLALGDTVHEMGPGDSAHFDSLTPHRIAAAGPEGAELLFMHTLLQSPDLHPHV, from the coding sequence ATGACCACACCCGCCGCACCGCCGGCCGACGGGCTCGACCGCGTCGCCCCACGGCTGCGCGACATGCGCCGCAGCCGAGGGCTGACCCTGGAGGCCGCCGCCCAGCGCGCCGGACTCTCGCCCGCCCACCTGTCACGCCTGGAGACCGGCCACCGCCAGCCCTCGCTGCCGATGCTCCTCGCCCTCGCCAGGATCTACGGTACGACGGTCGGCGAGGTGCTCGGCGAGCTCCCGCCCGAGGAGCAGCCCGTCATCCGCGGCGGCCGCACCGCCCCGATGAACGCCGACGGCTGGACGTACCACCAGGTCGGCGCCTCCGGACGCGCCATGCAGGCGCTCCGGGTGGTGGTGCCGTACGGCGCCCAGGGCGACCTGGTCCGGGTGCACCCCGGCGAGGAGTGGCTCTACGTGCTCTCCGGCCGGCTGCGCCTCGCCCTCGGCGACACCGTGCACGAGATGGGGCCCGGCGACAGCGCCCACTTCGACTCGCTGACTCCCCACCGGATCGCCGCCGCCGGCCCCGAGGGTGCCGAGCTGCTCTTCATGCACACCCTGCTCCAGAGCCCCGACCTCCATCCGCACGTCTGA
- the hpnH gene encoding adenosyl-hopene transferase HpnH — protein MAMPLRQTIRVGTYLFEQKLRRREKFPLIVELEPLYACNLSCEGCGKIQHPAGVLKQRMPVAQAVGAVLESGAPMVSIAGGEPLMHPQIDEIVRQLVARKKYVFLCTNALLLRKKIEKFTPSPYFAFAVHIDGLRERHDASVAKEGVFDEAVEAIREAKRRGFRVTTNSTFFNTDTPQTVIEVLDYLNDDLKVDEMMISPAYAYEKAPDQEHFLGVEQTRELFRKAFAGGNRRRWRLNHSPLFLDFLEGRADFPCTAWAIPNYSLFGWQRPCYLMSDGYVPTYRQLIEETDWDSYGRGKDARCANCMAHCGYEPTAVLATMGSLKESLRAARESVSG, from the coding sequence ATGGCCATGCCGCTCCGCCAGACCATCAGGGTCGGTACGTATCTCTTCGAACAGAAGCTCCGCAGGCGTGAGAAGTTCCCGCTGATCGTCGAGCTCGAGCCGCTGTACGCCTGCAACCTCAGCTGCGAGGGCTGCGGGAAGATCCAGCATCCGGCCGGGGTGCTCAAGCAGCGGATGCCGGTGGCGCAGGCGGTCGGGGCGGTGCTGGAGTCCGGCGCGCCGATGGTCTCCATCGCCGGCGGGGAGCCGCTGATGCACCCCCAGATCGACGAGATCGTCCGCCAGCTGGTGGCCCGCAAGAAGTACGTCTTCCTGTGCACCAACGCCCTCCTGCTGCGCAAGAAGATCGAGAAGTTCACCCCCTCGCCCTACTTCGCCTTCGCCGTCCACATCGACGGGCTCCGCGAGCGCCACGACGCCTCGGTCGCCAAGGAGGGCGTCTTCGACGAGGCGGTCGAGGCGATCAGGGAGGCCAAGCGGCGCGGCTTCCGGGTCACCACCAACTCGACCTTCTTCAACACCGACACCCCGCAGACCGTCATCGAGGTCCTGGACTACCTCAACGACGACCTGAAGGTCGACGAGATGATGATCTCGCCCGCCTACGCATACGAGAAGGCCCCCGACCAGGAGCACTTCCTCGGCGTCGAGCAGACCCGGGAGCTCTTCCGCAAGGCCTTCGCCGGCGGCAACCGGCGGCGCTGGCGGCTCAACCACTCGCCGCTCTTCCTCGACTTCCTGGAGGGCAGGGCGGACTTCCCGTGCACGGCGTGGGCGATCCCCAACTACTCGCTCTTCGGCTGGCAGCGCCCCTGCTACCTGATGAGCGACGGATACGTGCCCACGTACCGGCAGCTGATCGAGGAGACCGACTGGGACTCCTACGGCCGCGGCAAGGACGCCCGCTGCGCCAACTGCATGGCGCACTGCGGCTACGAGCCCACCGCGGTCCTCGCCACGATGGGCTCGCTCAAGGAGTCGCTGCGCGCGGCACGCGAGTCGGTGTCCGGCTGA
- a CDS encoding aspartate aminotransferase family protein, whose protein sequence is MTRSPGGFDLTELLARRGAERYELHSRHLNHQLPRMLRTIGFDKVYERAEGAYFWDAEGNDYLDMLAGFGVMGLGRHHPVVRRALHDVLDAQLADLTRFDCQPLPGLLAERLLAHTPHLDRVFFGNSGTEAVETALKFARRATGRRRVLYCDHAFHGLTAGSLSVNGENGFRDGFAPLLPDTAVELGDLDALEREVRAGDVAALVVEPVQGKGVNPAPPGYLRAAQELLHAHGALLIADEVQTGLGRTGDFYAFQYEAGVEPDLVCVAKALSGGYVPVGATLGKDWIFKKVFSSMDKVLVHSASFGSNAQAMAAGLAVLSVLEDEQIVANARVTGELLRSRLAALVDRYELLHAVRGRGLMIGIEFGRPESIGLRSRWAMLQAARKGLFAQMVVVPLLQRHRILTQVSGDRLEVIKLIPPLIIGEREVERFVTAFTAVMDDAHNGGGLMWDFGRTLVRQAVGNR, encoded by the coding sequence ATGACCCGGTCACCCGGAGGCTTCGACCTGACGGAGCTGCTGGCGCGGCGCGGAGCGGAACGGTACGAACTCCACAGCCGCCATCTCAACCACCAGCTGCCGCGGATGCTGCGCACGATCGGCTTCGACAAGGTCTACGAGCGTGCCGAGGGCGCCTACTTCTGGGACGCCGAGGGCAACGACTACCTCGACATGCTGGCCGGCTTCGGCGTCATGGGCCTCGGACGCCACCACCCGGTGGTCCGCAGGGCCCTGCACGACGTGCTCGACGCCCAGCTCGCCGACCTCACCCGCTTCGACTGCCAGCCGCTGCCCGGACTCCTCGCCGAGCGGCTGCTCGCGCACACGCCCCACCTCGACCGGGTCTTCTTCGGCAACAGCGGCACCGAGGCCGTGGAGACCGCGCTCAAGTTCGCCCGCCGGGCCACCGGCCGGCGGCGCGTCCTGTACTGCGACCACGCCTTCCACGGGCTCACCGCGGGCTCCCTCTCGGTCAACGGGGAGAACGGCTTCCGGGACGGCTTCGCCCCGCTGCTGCCCGACACGGCCGTGGAGCTCGGCGACCTCGACGCGCTGGAGCGGGAGGTGCGCGCCGGGGACGTCGCCGCGCTCGTCGTCGAGCCGGTCCAGGGCAAGGGCGTCAACCCCGCCCCACCGGGCTACCTGCGCGCGGCGCAGGAGCTGCTGCACGCCCACGGGGCACTGCTCATCGCGGACGAGGTGCAGACCGGCCTCGGCCGCACCGGCGACTTCTACGCCTTCCAGTACGAGGCCGGCGTCGAGCCGGACCTGGTCTGTGTGGCCAAGGCGCTCTCCGGCGGCTACGTGCCCGTGGGCGCCACCCTCGGCAAGGACTGGATCTTCAAGAAGGTCTTCTCCTCCATGGACAAGGTCCTGGTGCACTCCGCGAGCTTCGGGTCGAACGCCCAGGCGATGGCGGCCGGTCTCGCGGTGCTCTCGGTCCTGGAGGACGAGCAGATCGTCGCCAACGCCCGCGTCACCGGCGAACTGCTGCGCTCGCGGCTCGCGGCGCTCGTCGACCGGTACGAGCTGCTGCACGCGGTCCGGGGCCGCGGGCTGATGATCGGCATCGAGTTCGGCAGGCCCGAGTCGATCGGACTGCGCAGCCGCTGGGCGATGCTCCAGGCGGCGCGCAAGGGCCTGTTCGCGCAGATGGTCGTGGTGCCGCTGCTCCAGCGGCACCGCATCCTGACGCAGGTGTCCGGTGACCGCCTGGAGGTGATCAAGCTGATCCCGCCGCTGATCATCGGCGAACGGGAGGTCGAGCGCTTCGTGACGGCGTTCACGGCCGTGATGGACGACGCGCACAACGGCGGCGGTCTGATGTGGGACTTCGGCAGGACACTGGTGCGCCAGGCCGTCGGCAACCGCTGA
- a CDS encoding M23 family metallopeptidase, translating to MPGKGKHRRPKAGSITRGFVVAGTGGAAIALPLFGATAASAATGPAPAAAPAGTVVAATAPAAVKAPAAKAPETYTVVAGDHLSKIADEQHVRGGWKQLFDDNRRAIGADPSLIHPGLELTIGAKSKAKNDPEVRAEKPRASRDDARPAAPAQKPAQKPAAAEKAASGFSAPIPGATVSTPYHQNGAMWSSGYHTGVDFVAAGGTSVKAVAAGTVVSAGWGGSYGNEVVVQHTDGTYSQYAHLSSLSVSSGQSVTGGQQIGLSGSTGNSTGPHLHFEIRTGSSYGSDIDPLAYLRQHGVSL from the coding sequence ATGCCCGGAAAGGGTAAGCACCGCCGTCCCAAGGCGGGCTCCATCACCCGCGGTTTCGTCGTCGCCGGCACCGGAGGCGCCGCCATCGCGCTGCCGCTGTTCGGTGCCACCGCCGCCAGTGCGGCGACCGGGCCGGCCCCCGCCGCCGCGCCCGCCGGGACCGTCGTCGCGGCCACGGCGCCGGCCGCGGTGAAGGCCCCCGCCGCGAAGGCCCCCGAGACCTACACCGTCGTGGCCGGTGACCACCTGTCGAAGATCGCCGACGAGCAGCACGTCCGCGGCGGATGGAAGCAGCTCTTCGACGACAACCGGCGCGCGATCGGCGCCGACCCGTCCCTGATCCACCCGGGTCTCGAGCTGACCATCGGCGCCAAGTCGAAGGCGAAGAACGACCCCGAGGTCCGCGCCGAGAAGCCCCGCGCCTCCCGCGACGACGCGCGCCCGGCCGCCCCCGCCCAGAAGCCCGCCCAGAAGCCGGCGGCCGCCGAGAAGGCCGCGTCCGGCTTCTCCGCCCCCATCCCCGGCGCCACCGTCTCCACCCCGTACCACCAGAACGGTGCGATGTGGTCCAGCGGCTACCACACCGGCGTCGACTTCGTCGCGGCCGGCGGCACCTCGGTGAAGGCCGTCGCGGCCGGTACCGTCGTGTCGGCCGGATGGGGCGGCTCGTACGGCAACGAGGTCGTCGTCCAGCACACCGACGGCACCTACTCGCAGTACGCGCACCTCTCCTCGCTCTCCGTCTCCAGCGGCCAGTCGGTGACCGGCGGCCAGCAGATCGGCCTCTCCGGCTCGACCGGCAACTCCACCGGACCGCACCTGCACTTCGAGATCCGCACCGGGTCCTCCTACGGCTCGGACATCGACCCGCTGGCCTACCTGCGCCAGCACGGGGTCTCCCTCTGA